CTGGGCGGCTACAAGCCGTTCGAGAGCCACAGCAACGGCGTGGAGTTCTTCGTCGAAAGCGAACCCGAACAGGCGCTGGTCTACGTCCGGGCGCGCGGCAACCTGTCGCTCGACGAGAAGGACGCACTGCTGCGCCAGGCCGAGGGTATCGTGCTGGCCGAACCCGGCGTGCGCAACGTGTTCGCCTTCGCCGGCGAGGGTGGGCTGAACTCGAACACCGGCGGCGCCAACCCCCCGCTCGACACGATCGGCCAGGTGCAGGTCGAGCTGATCCCCTGGGACGACCGCGCCGACCGGCCGGAGCTCGACGGGAATCTCGTGCTGGAGCGCATCCAGGAAAAGCTGGCCCGCCTCCCCGGCATCCAGACCGAGATCCTGAACCTGTCGATGGGGCCGGCCTCGCCCAAGCCCGTGCACCTGCGCCTGCGCGGCGAGGATTGGGACTCGCTGACCGCCGCCGCCGAGGCGGCTATCGTGCGCTTCGAAGACACCGAGGGGTTGCGCGACATCGAGGACACCCTGCCGCTGCCGGGCATCGACTGGCAGATCGACGTCGACACCGAAACCGCCGGCCGGTTTGGCGCATCGGCCTCGACCGTGGGGGCGATGGTGCAGCTGGTCACCCGCGGCATCCTGCTCGACACGATGCGCGTGCCCTCCTCGGACGAGGAGATCGAAATTCGCGCGCGCCTGCCCGAGCAGGACCGGGTGTTGTCCACGCTCGACACGCTGAAGGTCCGCACCTCCGAGGGGCTGGTGCCGCTGTCGAACTTCATCACCCGCACGCCGGTCGAGAAGGTGGGCCGGATCAATCGCATCGACGGCGAGCGCTATTTCGAGGTCAAGGCCGCGGTCGCGCCGGGGCTGACCAATGCCGAAGGCACGCCGATCAATGCCAACGAGCGCATCGCACATCTGACCGAGTGGCTGGAGACCGATCCGTTACCCCAGGGTGTCGACTGGGAATGGACCGGCGACCAAGAGGACCAGCAGGAATCCTCGGCCTTCCTCAGCCAGGCCTTCGGGGCGGCGCTGGGGCTGATGTTCATCATCCTGCTGGCGCAGTTCAACAGCGTCTACAACGCGGTTCTGGTGCTTCTGGCGGTGGTGCTGTCCACGACCGGTGTGCTGATCGGCATGATGGTGATGAACCAGCCCTTCTCGATCATCATGACCGGCACCGGCATCGTCGCGCTGGCCGGGATCGTGGTGAACAACAACATCGTGCTGATCGACACCTACCAGGAATACGCGAAATACATGCCCCGGATCGAGGCGATCGTGCGCACGGTCGAGATGCGGCTGCGCCCGGTGCTGCTGACCACCGTGACCACGATGGCGGGGCTGTCGTCGATGATGCTGGGGGTCAGCTTCGACTTCGTGAACGGCGGCTATACCGTCGACAGCCCCACCGCGCTGTGGTGGAAGCAACTCGCGACGGCGGTGGTCTTCGGGCTGGGCATCGCGACGATGCTGACGCTCGTCTTCACGCCCTCGCTGCTGGCGATCCGCGAATGGTTCTGGGCCGGCGTCTATGGCTCGGCGCGGCGGTTCCGCGCAGCGGTGGGCGGCCCCGACAGCGCGGCCGCGCGCGAACTGGCGCTGAACCATGCCGCCCGCGGGATCGGCTCGCCGCAACTGCTGTGGTCCGACCTGCCCCCCGACGGCCCCGAACCGGACACCACGCCCGGGGATGCGCCCGAAAGCGCCGAGCGCACCAGCCCCCTGCGCGCGGCGGAGTGAACGGCCCGGGCTGACCGTTCCCCAACGCGGCCGGCTGGCTGCTGGGCCAAGGTCTGTCAATTCAGCCTTTCGTCTTGCAGCATTTCGTCGAGTTGCCCCCTAGACTGGCGGAACTGTCCGGGAGGAGAAGGACGTGAACAGGACAGGGCCGAGCCCCGCGGCAGGCGCGGCGGCGCCGTTCCCGAAGCGGCGCGCCATGCACCCCTTCGCCACGCTCAAGGCGCGGCTCGGCCTTGGCGCGGGGCTGATCGGCTGCGTGGCAATCCTTGCGGGCGCGCTGATGCTCTTCGGCATGGGCCAGGTCTCCGACCGGCTCGACTCCTCGCTGAACGCCGAGCGGCGCATTGCCCGCTACTCGGTCCTCTCCAGCCAGATCTCGGCCTTCATCGTGGTCGCGGCGGAGGCTATCCAGACCGGTCTGTCGCCCGAGGATCGCGCCCAGCGGCTGGACCCGGTGACGCGGGGCCTGGAACGGACCTTCGCGCATATGCGGCAGGACCTGGAAACCGCGGTCGCCGAGGCCCGCGCGATGGGGCTGGACGAACAATCCCGCCGCGCCACGCAAAGCATCGCCATCGCGCGCATGGAGGCGCTGTTCACCGCAGCGCATGAGGGGCTGATGGCCCCCGCGACGGACAGGGAGCGGGCCCGCGGCTATCTGGCCGGATTTTCGCAGGCGGTCGATCCGCTCCTGAACGCCGCCGTCTCGGACGAGATCCGCATCCGCGACGGAATCCTCGCCGGCATCGGCGAGTTGCGCCGACGGCTGACACTCATGGCGCTTGGCATCTCGGGGCTGGCGGTGGCGATGTTCGGCACCTTCTATCTCGGCCTGGTTCGGCCGCTGCTCGGCCGGCTCGACCTTGCCCGCCAGGCCGCGCAGCGAATCGGACGGCAGGATTTCGACCTCGCGCTGCCCGAAGACCGCGCCGACGAGATCGGCCGCCTTTTCGCCGAAACCAACCGCGCTGCCCGCGCCCTGGCCCGGCGGCGCGAAGAGGTGGAGTGCGAATGGGCGCGGCTGAACGAAACGATCGCCGCCCGCACCGAAGAACTGCGCGCCGCCAACGCGGCGCTCGAACGCACCGACGAGGACCGGCGCCGCTTCTTCGCCGATATCGGGCATGAACTGCGGACGCCGCTGACCGTGATCGTTCTGGAATCCGAACTGGGCCTGAAAGGCACCGGAAATCCGCGCGCCGGATTCGAGACGATCCACGCCCGCGCCCAGCGCCTGCACCGGCGGATCGACGACCTGCTGCGCGTGGCACGGTCGGAAAGCGGGCGGATTGAGCTGACATGCGCCCCCTGCGACCTAGCCGCGGCGGCGCGCGAGGCGCTGGCCGACATCCGGCCCGAGGTCGACGCGGCACGCATGGCGCTGGAAATGGTTGTGACCGAGGATGTCCTGGTAAGCGCCGACCCGGACTGGCTGCGGCAGGTGATCGCCGGGATCGCCCAGAACGCCGTGCGCCACGCGGGTCCGGGCGGCCCGCTGGCGCTGCGCGTCACCGCCGAAGACGGCGCCGGCGTGGTGCGCGTGGCGGACAACGGCCCCGGCGTCGCCGCGGACGAGATCGCGCAGGTCTTCACCCGGTTCCACCGCGGCGCGGGCCGGCGAAGCGCGGGGTTCGGCCTCGGGCTGGCGCTCGCGAAGTGGCTGGTGGAGCAGATGGGCGGGCGGATCGCGCTCGAAAGCCCGGTGCCGGGGTGGGCGCGGCTCGGCGACGGCCCCGGCACGATGGTCGAACTGCGCCTGCCCCTGGCGGAGGAGTGAGCCCGGCAATGGCCGAATCCGAAACGCGAATCCTGATCGTCGACGACGACCCCGAGATCACCGCCGCGCTGGCCCGCGGACTGGCGCTGCATGGCTACAGTCCGATCTGCGCCCACCGCGTCGCCGAGGCCCGCGACCGGTTCCGCGCCGAACGCCTCGGTGCAGCCATCGTCGACGTCATGATCGGCCCGGACAGCGGCATCGACCTGGTGCGCGAAGTCCGGGCCGCGGGGGACCGCACACCGATCCTCATGCTCAGCGCACTCTCGGAGGTCGAGGACCGGACCGGCGGGCTCGATGCCGGGGCGGACGACTACATCGCCAAGCCGTTTTCCTTCGACGAACTCCTGGCCCGCCTCAAGGTGCAGGAGCGCCGGGCGCGCCGCACCGAGTCGCCGCGCCTCCGGCTGGAACCCGCGACCCGCACCGTCCATGGCCCCGGCCGCAGCGTCACGCTGACCGAGCGCGAATACGCCCTGTTCGAGCTTCTCTGGACCCATCCCGGCGAGGTCCTGTCGCGCGCCGACCTGTTCGCGCGGCTGTGGGCGCGCGAAGGCACCAGTTCCGAGAACGTCGTCGACGTCTATATCGGCTATCTGCGGCGCAAGCTTGCCCCCGCGCGCAATTTCGGGGTCGAGATCACGACGCTGCGCAACCGGGGCTTCGTGCTGGAGCCCATCGCGGACGCGCCGGACTAAGCCATTGGTCGCGATTGCCTTTTAAAATTTCTTAGAACTATTCTTTTGACGGGTGGGCGCGCAAGGCCGATCCTGTGCGTATCCTGAGGGAACTTTAGGGAGAAGAAACCATGGCTTGGAAGAAACCGATCGTCCGCGAAATCGAGTGCGGCATGGAAATCAACATGTACGGCCCCGACAGCGGCGACGATCACGGCGTCCTGTTCTGATCGACGGCGCGCGGAGGCCAGAGTGGGATTCCGCGCGCACATCCTCGGGGCAGCCGCCGGTGGCGGGTTGCCCCAGTGGAATTGCGGCTGCGCGCAGTGCGACATGGCACGCGCCGGCACGATCCCCGCGCAGACCCAATCTTCGCTGGCAGTGACGGCGAACGGGCGCGACTGGGCGATCCTGAACGCCTCGCCCGACATTCGCCAGCAACTGGCCGCCTGCGCCGCGCTGCACCCCACGGGGCTGCGCGAGGTACCGCTGACCTCGGTGCTGGTGACCAATGGCGATATCGACCATGTTGCGGGGCTGCTCACGCTGCGCGAGATGCAGGCCTTCACGCTGTTCGCGACCGCGGGCATTCACGAGGTGCTGGCCGCCAACCCGATCTTCGCCGCGCTGAACGAAAGCGTGGTGGAGCGCGAGACGGTCGCGTTGGGCCAGCCCTTCGACCTGGCGCGGGGGCTGAGGGCGGAGCTTTTCCCCGTGCCCGGCAAGGTGCCGCTGTACCTGGAGGGCGAGACGGTCGAGACCGAGCTGGTGGGCGAACAGACCGTGGGCGTGCACCTGGAGGGCGGCGGCGGCGAGGCGCTGTATATCCCCGGCTGTGCCACGCTGAACGACGGGCTGCGCGGGCGGCTGCGGGGCGCGCCGCTGGTATTCTTCGACGGCACGCTGTGGCGCGACGACGAGATGGTGCGCGCCGGGCTGGGCGCCAAGACCGGCAAGCGGATGGGCCATATCTCGATGAGCGGGCCGGACGGGTCGATCGCGGAGTTCGCCGATCTGGACGTGGCCAAGAAGGTTTTCGTGCACATGAACAACACCAACCCGGTGCTGAACCCCGGATCGGCCGAACGCGCCGAGGCCGAGGCCGCCGGGTGGATCATCGGACAGGACGGAATGGAGGTGTCCCCATGACCCAGACGCGGGAGGAGTTCGAGGCCCGGCTGCGCCGGATCGGCGAGGAGCGCTATCACGACAAGCACCCGTTCCACCACCTGCTGCATGGCGGGCGCTGCACACCCGGCCAGGTGCGGGCCTGGGTCATCAACCGCTATTACTACCAGTCGCGCATCCCGATGAAGGACGCGGCCTTCATGTCGCGCGTCGAGGACCCGAAACTGCGCCGCGCCTGGCGGTCCCGGATCAAGGATCACGACGGCACCGCCGAGAACGAGGGCGGCATCGCGCGCTGGCTGAAACTGGCCGAGGCGGTGGGGCTGGCCCCCGATTACGTGGCCTCGGGGGTGGGCATCCTGCCCGCGACGAAATTCGCGGTGGATGCCTATGTGCGCTTCGTGCGCGACAAGACCCTGCTGGAGGCGGTGGCGTCCTCGCTGACGGAACTGTTCGCGCCGAAGATCCACGCCGAACGGATCGAGGGCCTGCTGGCGAATTACGATTTCGCCAACGATGTCAGCATGTCCTATTTCCGCAAGCGCCTGAGCGAGGCGCCCAAGGACGTGGCGTTCGGCCTCGCCTGGGTGCTGGACCATGCCGATACGGCCGAAAAGCAGGACGCCGCGGCCGCCGCGCTGACCTTCAAGACCGACGTGCTGTGGGCGCAACTCGATGCGCTCTACTCGGCCTATGTGGAACCGGCCCGCATCCCGCCGGGCGGCTGGGTGCCGGGCGAAGGCATGGCGCTGGCCAAGGCGTCATGATCGAGGCCGACGATATCCCCGTGATCCCGCGCGGCGTGCGGATGCAGTTCGACCGTGTGCGCGACGGCTGGGTCCTGCTGGCCCCCGAACGCACCGTCGCCCTGGACGAGATCGGCCGCGCGATCCTGTCGGAAATCGACGGCGAACGCAGCTTCGGCCAGATCACCGCGGGGCTGGCGGCGAGATATGCCGCGCTGCAAGAGGAGATCGCCGAGGACAGCCGCAGATTCCTCGGCGCGCTGATCGATCGCCGTTTCCTGGAGGTGCGGAAATGAGCGTCAACCCGCCCATCGCGATGCTGGCGGAACTGACCCACCGCTGCCCGCTGTCCTGCCCCTATTGCTCGAACCCGGTGGAGTTGACCCGGCGCGACGCGGAACTGGACACCGCGACCTGGGCGGACGTGTTCCGGCAGGCGGCGGACCTGGGCGTGCTGCAACTGCACCTGTCGGGGGGCGAACCGGTGAGCCGGCGCGACCTGGTCGACCTGGTCGTGGCGGCGCGCGAGGCGGGGCTTTACACCAACCTCATCACCTCGGGGATCGGGCTGACGGAAAGGCGGCTGAAGGAGCTGGACGCGGCGGGGCTGGACCATATCCAGCTCAGCTTGCAGGGCACCGATGCGGAAATGGCCGACCGGATCGGCGGCTATCGCGGCGGCTTCGCGCGCAAGATGGACGTGGCCCGCTGGATCGGCGAGATCGGCTTTCCGCTGACGCTGAACGCGGTCTTGCACCGGCAGAACCTGCACCAGTTGCCGCGCGCCATCGAGATGGCGGTCGAGATGGGTGCGCGTCGGATCGAGGTGGCGACGGTGCAGTTCCACGGCTGGGCCCTGCAGAACCGGGCCGCGCTCATGCCCACGCGCGATCAGGCGCGCGAGGCCGATGCCATCGTGGCCAAGGCCCGTCAGCGGCTCAAGGGGACGCTGGTGATCGACTACGTGCCCGCCGACTACCACTCGGATTATCCCAAGAAATGCATGGGCGGCTGGGGCTCGACCGGGCTCAACGTCGCGCCCGACGGGCTGGTGCTCCCATGCCACGCGGCGCAGACGATCCCGACGCTCGACTTCGACCGGGTGCAGGAGAAACCGCTGCGCGAGATCTGGTACGAGGGCGCCGCCTTCAATGCCTTCCGAGGCACCGAATGGATGCAGGAGCCCTGCCGGAGTTGCGAGCGCAAGACGGTGGATTTCGGCGGCTGCCGCTGCCAGGCGATGGCCCTGGTGGGCGATGCGGCAGCGACCGACCCGGTCTGCATCAAGTCGCCCCACCACGGCGAGTTGCAGGACCGCGCCGACGCCTTCGCCGGGGGTGAAGCCGCCTTCACCGCGCGGGCGGCGGCCGGCTAGGCCGCCTCGAAATCCTCGTCCTCGCCGGCCTGCTGGCGCTGCCACATCCGGGCATAGCGCCCGCCGCGGGCGACCAGCGCCTCGTGGGTGCCGCGCTCGACCACCCGCCCGCCTTCCAACACCACGATGGCATCGGCATCCACGATGGTCGACAGCCGGTGCGCGATGGCGATGACGGTGCGCCCCTCCCCCATGGCCTTCAACTGCGCCTGGATGCCCGCCTCGGTCTCGGAGTCGAGCGCGGAGGTCGCCTCGTCGAGCAGCAGGATCGGCGGGTTCTTCAGAAGCGTGCGCGCGATCCCCACCCGCTGCTTCTCGCCACCCGAGAGCTTCAGCCCGCGCTCGCCCACCAGCGTCTCGTAACCTTTGGGCAGTTCCTCGATGAACTCATGAATCTTCGCCGCGCGCGCCGCCGCCTCAATCTCGGCCCGCGTCGCGTCGGGGCGGCCATAGGCGATGTTGTAGAGGATCGTGTCGTTGAACAGCACCGTGTCCTGCGGCACCACGCCGATTTGCGCATGGAGCGACTCCTGAGTGACGTCCCGCAGGTCCTGCCCGTCGATCGCCACCGCGCCGTCGGTCACGTCGTAGAACCGGAACAGCAGCCGCCCGATGGTGGACTTGCCCGCACCCGACGGCCCCACGATGGCGACCTTCTGCCCGGCCGGCACCTCTATGGCCACACCGTGCAAAATCGGCCGCTCGGGGTCGTAGCCGAACCGGACGTCGCGGAACTCCACCCGCCCGCCGGTCACCTGCAGATCGGAAGCGCCCGGCTTGTCGGTCACCTCGGCGGGCTGTTCCAGCAGCGCGAACATCTCGCCCATGTCGACGAGGCTCTGTCGGATTTCGCGATAGACCGTGCCGAGGAAGTTGAGCGGCATGGTGATCTGGATCATGTAGGCGTTGACCATGACGAAATCGCCTGTCGTCATCGTCCCGGCCTGCACCCCCATCGCGGCCATGACCATCACGCCCACCAGACCGCCGGTGATCAGCACCGCCTGGCCGAAATTCAGGAAGGCCAGCGAGAGCGAGGTCTTGACCGCCGCCTCCTCGTAGCCTGCCATCGCGCTGTCGTAGCGTTCGGCCTCGCGCCGCTCGGCACCGAAATACTTGACCGTCTCGAAGTTCAGCAGGCTGTCGATCGCCTTCTGGTTCGCGTCGGTATCCTGGTCGTTCATCTGGCGGCGGATCTTCACCCGCCATTCCGTGACCTTGAAGGTGAACTGGATATAGGCCGCGATCACCACGGCCACGACCGCCAGATACCAGATATCGAAGGCGACCGCGAAGACGATGCCCACGAGCGTCAGCTCGATGATGAGGGGGCCGATGGAGAACAGCAGGAAGCGCAGCAGGAACTCCACGCCCTTCACCCCGCGCTCGATGATGCGCGAGAGCCCGCCGGTCTTGCGCGTGATGTGGTAGCGCAAGCTGAGGTTATGGATGTGCTCGAAGGTCTCCAGCGCGAGCCGGCGCAGCGCCCGTTGTGCGACCCGCGCGAAGATCGCGTCGCGCAACTGCTGGAAGCCGGCATTCATCAGCCGGGCCATGCCGTAGGCCACCGTCAGCCCCACCGCGCCCACCGCCATCAGCATCGCGTCCGGCGCGCCCTCGCCGGTCAGGCTGTCGACGGCCGCCTTGTAGAGGAACGGCGTCAGGACCGAGACGACCTTCGCCAGCACCAGCGCGGCCAGCGCCAGCACCACGCGGCGCTTGGCCCAGCCCTCGCCCTCGGGCCAGAGGTAGGGGGCCACCTTGCGGATCGTGCGCCAGGCCTGCTCGCGGTCGAGCTGGGAAATGTCTGCGGTCGTGGGGCGTTTGCCGCGACGCATGGGAGCCTTTCGGATAAGCGGAGGTGGTTAACCTAGCGCAACGAAAGGGAGGGTTCCAGTGACCTAGTCACCCGCGGGCAGCGCGAAGACCTGCCCGGGATAGATCAGGTCGGGGTCCCGGATCTGGTCGCGATTGGCGCGAAAGATCTGCACATACTGGAGTCCGCTGCCATAGGTCCGGTCGGCGATGCCCCAAAGGGTGTAGCCCGGCTGCACGGTGACCAAGCTGGCCAGTGCGCCGGCCTCATCCGGTGCGCCCTCGGCGCTCGGCGCGGCGATGCG
This genomic window from Rhodovulum sp. ES.010 contains:
- the pqqC gene encoding pyrroloquinoline-quinone synthase PqqC translates to MTQTREEFEARLRRIGEERYHDKHPFHHLLHGGRCTPGQVRAWVINRYYYQSRIPMKDAAFMSRVEDPKLRRAWRSRIKDHDGTAENEGGIARWLKLAEAVGLAPDYVASGVGILPATKFAVDAYVRFVRDKTLLEAVASSLTELFAPKIHAERIEGLLANYDFANDVSMSYFRKRLSEAPKDVAFGLAWVLDHADTAEKQDAAAAALTFKTDVLWAQLDALYSAYVEPARIPPGGWVPGEGMALAKAS
- a CDS encoding response regulator transcription factor, whose translation is MAESETRILIVDDDPEITAALARGLALHGYSPICAHRVAEARDRFRAERLGAAIVDVMIGPDSGIDLVREVRAAGDRTPILMLSALSEVEDRTGGLDAGADDYIAKPFSFDELLARLKVQERRARRTESPRLRLEPATRTVHGPGRSVTLTEREYALFELLWTHPGEVLSRADLFARLWAREGTSSENVVDVYIGYLRRKLAPARNFGVEITTLRNRGFVLEPIADAPD
- a CDS encoding HAMP domain-containing sensor histidine kinase translates to MNRTGPSPAAGAAAPFPKRRAMHPFATLKARLGLGAGLIGCVAILAGALMLFGMGQVSDRLDSSLNAERRIARYSVLSSQISAFIVVAAEAIQTGLSPEDRAQRLDPVTRGLERTFAHMRQDLETAVAEARAMGLDEQSRRATQSIAIARMEALFTAAHEGLMAPATDRERARGYLAGFSQAVDPLLNAAVSDEIRIRDGILAGIGELRRRLTLMALGISGLAVAMFGTFYLGLVRPLLGRLDLARQAAQRIGRQDFDLALPEDRADEIGRLFAETNRAARALARRREEVECEWARLNETIAARTEELRAANAALERTDEDRRRFFADIGHELRTPLTVIVLESELGLKGTGNPRAGFETIHARAQRLHRRIDDLLRVARSESGRIELTCAPCDLAAAAREALADIRPEVDAARMALEMVVTEDVLVSADPDWLRQVIAGIAQNAVRHAGPGGPLALRVTAEDGAGVVRVADNGPGVAADEIAQVFTRFHRGAGRRSAGFGLGLALAKWLVEQMGGRIALESPVPGWARLGDGPGTMVELRLPLAEE
- the pqqA gene encoding pyrroloquinoline quinone precursor peptide PqqA, with product MAWKKPIVREIECGMEINMYGPDSGDDHGVLF
- the pqqD gene encoding pyrroloquinoline quinone biosynthesis peptide chaperone PqqD, translated to MIEADDIPVIPRGVRMQFDRVRDGWVLLAPERTVALDEIGRAILSEIDGERSFGQITAGLAARYAALQEEIAEDSRRFLGALIDRRFLEVRK
- a CDS encoding ABC transporter ATP-binding protein/permease, with protein sequence MRRGKRPTTADISQLDREQAWRTIRKVAPYLWPEGEGWAKRRVVLALAALVLAKVVSVLTPFLYKAAVDSLTGEGAPDAMLMAVGAVGLTVAYGMARLMNAGFQQLRDAIFARVAQRALRRLALETFEHIHNLSLRYHITRKTGGLSRIIERGVKGVEFLLRFLLFSIGPLIIELTLVGIVFAVAFDIWYLAVVAVVIAAYIQFTFKVTEWRVKIRRQMNDQDTDANQKAIDSLLNFETVKYFGAERREAERYDSAMAGYEEAAVKTSLSLAFLNFGQAVLITGGLVGVMVMAAMGVQAGTMTTGDFVMVNAYMIQITMPLNFLGTVYREIRQSLVDMGEMFALLEQPAEVTDKPGASDLQVTGGRVEFRDVRFGYDPERPILHGVAIEVPAGQKVAIVGPSGAGKSTIGRLLFRFYDVTDGAVAIDGQDLRDVTQESLHAQIGVVPQDTVLFNDTILYNIAYGRPDATRAEIEAAARAAKIHEFIEELPKGYETLVGERGLKLSGGEKQRVGIARTLLKNPPILLLDEATSALDSETEAGIQAQLKAMGEGRTVIAIAHRLSTIVDADAIVVLEGGRVVERGTHEALVARGGRYARMWQRQQAGEDEDFEAA
- the pqqE gene encoding pyrroloquinoline quinone biosynthesis protein PqqE: MSVNPPIAMLAELTHRCPLSCPYCSNPVELTRRDAELDTATWADVFRQAADLGVLQLHLSGGEPVSRRDLVDLVVAAREAGLYTNLITSGIGLTERRLKELDAAGLDHIQLSLQGTDAEMADRIGGYRGGFARKMDVARWIGEIGFPLTLNAVLHRQNLHQLPRAIEMAVEMGARRIEVATVQFHGWALQNRAALMPTRDQAREADAIVAKARQRLKGTLVIDYVPADYHSDYPKKCMGGWGSTGLNVAPDGLVLPCHAAQTIPTLDFDRVQEKPLREIWYEGAAFNAFRGTEWMQEPCRSCERKTVDFGGCRCQAMALVGDAAATDPVCIKSPHHGELQDRADAFAGGEAAFTARAAAG
- the pqqB gene encoding pyrroloquinoline quinone biosynthesis protein PqqB, whose translation is MGFRAHILGAAAGGGLPQWNCGCAQCDMARAGTIPAQTQSSLAVTANGRDWAILNASPDIRQQLAACAALHPTGLREVPLTSVLVTNGDIDHVAGLLTLREMQAFTLFATAGIHEVLAANPIFAALNESVVERETVALGQPFDLARGLRAELFPVPGKVPLYLEGETVETELVGEQTVGVHLEGGGGEALYIPGCATLNDGLRGRLRGAPLVFFDGTLWRDDEMVRAGLGAKTGKRMGHISMSGPDGSIAEFADLDVAKKVFVHMNNTNPVLNPGSAERAEAEAAGWIIGQDGMEVSP